A DNA window from Aspergillus nidulans FGSC A4 chromosome I contains the following coding sequences:
- a CDS encoding protein rxtC (transcript_id=CADANIAT00006710) — protein MNPPQSHDHSRRRSWGSSGSSAFPGQSDQSSAPSSGARRMPPPSPPQHYPSRGQSGNSSSLSTPFLSREPPSTAAHHRPGSSMSISAMLGSDADRPPRDIGSSIFSRLPASSGPFGSAPPPPAAPSAMSPPTAPARPAQHDYPLFRRSQTPEKPYSRNNQPSRPYRSSSGGGPPTTAAEQPKYGGLSRLPSAPQYSGKPSSAHPSPQVSPAEPSYNGNETRRLSFSGPPRPNSQPQHLEPPPRPPGYSPLSRHAAAPGEGSFGASHQRASSYLGHDSQHGRYAGLYGDRQAEEQGRRDKERGMSQPENKVGAAPSRYGSLYADRDATAGRQSSSSAWEIGRSQPASPESKRLSTAEQNSYSFGFGAIQNYTKTLGSQPGGARQPLPVQTQQGPKTSSPRDQPAYLNKRHSGSHLYGGTSSGPSSTFAHSVADDQPRKGSDELLHHRNLLGVGLNAKQGRASPLPQAVQGAQAQILGPAGESGIKSELGRVFAGIGSGVGGVTATSTGSGPSTPMTASPFKRDSLTARPTNTEQTDESKIARPSSATGKRPRKSEEENHADGEDVVDVRLGGSTRGGRRSRAAHHHHHHHHHHHHHKPEEEHSPFGSSHRPLGMNMFHRSNDGLGSETAHPHHHHHHHHHHHVPRTAASTAMTSMREPRTVVTIEPVLSRVAHLPRQHLGSTLYAPRIGVPTAKATLESAKFGYTTTPLPLPRFDGKENCTFTIRVPRFRIDNSHREEICARRALWGTGIYTDDSDPVAAAIHSGFIRGAWGEDVDPDMLDLEIKDSFQHAPKTAKDMGLDGDQRPKIPPPPPSGKDLHITLLILPKLERYESSVLFGLKSRVWEQNHDGMSFKVLRIEWVDEGVGRAEERSGEARRKRLRNAIQSGRICTGPGVVKLDQLRSGIVQVPRRETKAIEGQDQPASAMPIVS, from the exons ATGAACCCTCCCCAGTCGCATGACCACTCCCGACGGAGGTCCTGGGGCAGCAGCGGTAGTTCGGCCTTTCCTG gccagtCAGATCAGTCCTCCGCTCCTTCGTCAGGCGCTCGTCGGATgcctcctccgtctccaCCGCAGCATTACCCGTCGCGCGGTCAATCGGGAAattcctcctccctctccacacCATTCTTGTCGCGTGAGCCTCCCAGCACCGCGGCCCATCATCGTCCTGGGAGCAGCATGTCGATATCCGCCATGCTAGGCTCGGACGCTGACCGACCACCGCGGGATATAGGCTCGTCTATTTTCTCGCGTCTTCCCGCTTCCTCCGGCCCGTTCGGCAgcgcgccgccgccgcccgcGGCTCCAAGTGCCATGTCTCCTCCTACTGCTCCTGCTCGACCTGCGCAACACGATTACCCCCTCTTTCGCCGATCACAGACCCCTGAAAAGCCGTATTCGAGGAACAATCAGCCTAGCAGACCGTATCGATCGAGCTCTGGCGGCGGCCCTCCGACGACGGCTGCCGAGCAGCCCAAATACGGCGGTCTGTCTCGTCTACCGTCCGCGCCGCAGTATTCGGGTAAGCCCAGCTCTGCGCACCCGTCGCCGCAGGTTTCCCCGGCCGAGCCGTCGTATAACGGTAATGAGACTCGTCGGCTGAGCTTTAGCGGGCCACCCCGACCAAATAGCCAGCCACAACACCTTGAACCTCCGCCGCGGCCTCCAGGCTACAGCCCGCTCTCACGGCATGCAGCTGCTCCTGGAGAGGGTTCATTTGGAGCGTCGCACCAGCGGGCATCCTCGTATCTGGGCCATGATTCCCAGCACGGTCGGTATGCAGGCTTGTATGGTGATCGTCAGGCTGAGGAGCAGGGTCGTCGAGACAAAGAACGGGGTATGTCACAGCCAGAAAACAAGGTAGGCGCTGCACCCTCAAGGTATGGGTCGCTGTACGCGGACCGCGACGCAACAGCCGGTCGGCAGAGCTCGTCATCAGCGTGGGAAATAGGTCGTTCGCAACCAGCTTCGCCGGAATCGAAACGGCTGTCGACGGCGGAGCAGAACTCTTATAGCTTCGGTTTCGGCGCGATCCAGAATTACACCAAGACTCTAGGTTCCCAGCCCGGAGGTGCTCGCCAGCCGCTCCCAGTCCAGACCCAGCAGGGCCCTAAGACATCCTCCCCACGCGATCAGCCAGCGTACCTCAACAAACGACACAGCGGATCTCATCTATACGGCGGGACCTCCTCTGGTCCATCTTCTACGTTTGCACACTCTGTTGCGGATGATCAACCTCGCAAGGGCAGCGACGAGTTGCTACACCATCGGAATCTTCTTGGGGTCGGTTTAAATGCAAAACAGGGCCGAGCTTCTCCGTTGCCCCAAGCCGTACAAGGTGCACAAGCTCAAATACTTGGTCCTGCCGGAGAATCGGGAATCAAGAGCGAACTAGGGCGGGTCTTTGCCGGCATTGGGAGCGGTGTTGGCGGCGTTACGGCTACAAGCACGGGCAGCGGACCTTCGACACCGATGACCGCCAGTCCGTTTAAGCGTGACAGTTTAACCGCTCGACCCACTAATACTGAGCAAACAGATGAGAGTAAGATTGCTCGGCCTAGCTCCGCTACCGGGAAACGCCCAAGAAAgtcagaggaagagaatcaCGCGGATGGTGAGGATGTTGTAGACGTACGCCTGGGAGGATCTACGCGTGGTGGTCGACGAAGTCGCGCTGcgcatcaccaccaccaccatca tcaccatcaccaccatcatAAACCTGAAGAGGAGCATTCCCCGTTCGGCAGCTCCCACAGACCACTGGGCATGAATATGTTTCATCGATCGAATGATGGACTTGGATCAGAAACTGCACatcctcaccaccaccatcaccaccatcaccaccaccacgtGCCCCGGACCGCAGCTTCCACTGCCATGACGTCAATGCGCGAACCAAGGACGGTTGTTACGATAGAGCCTGTGCTCTCGAGAGTcgctcatcttcctcggcagCATCTCGGGTCGACGTTATATGCTCCACGGATCGGAGTACCGACTGCAAAAGCGACATTGGAGAGTGCCAAGTTCGGCTACACAACGACTCCCCTGCCCCTTCCTCGCTTTGATGGCAAGGAGAACTGCACCTTCACCATCCGTGTCCCTCGATTCCGGATAGATAACAGCCACCGCGAAGAAATCTGCGCCCGCCGCGCTCTCTGGGGCACTGGTATCTACACAGACGATTCGGACCCAGTTGCAGCGGCGATCCACTCGGGCTTTATCCGCGGGGCCTGGGGGGAAGATGTGGATCCCGACATGCTCGATCTGGAGATCAAAGATTCATTCCAGCACGCTCCTAAGACGGCCAAGGACATGGGCCTCGATGGAGACCAGCGACCCAAGATCCCTCCGCCACCGCCGTCCGGCAAAGACCTCCACATCACATtactcatcctccccaaacTGGAACGATATGAGAGCAGCGTGCTGTTTGGCCTGAAGTCGCGGGTCTGGGAGCAGAATCACGATGGCATGAGCTTTAAAGTACTGCGAATCGAGTGGGTAGACGAGGGTGTCGGGCGGGCGGAGGAGCGCAGCGGAGAGGCCAGGCGCAAACGCCTACGCAACGCCATCCAGTCCGGGCGGATCTGTACAGGGCCCGGGGTGGTGAAGCTAGATCAGCTCCGCAGTGGAATCGTCCAGGTTCCACGGCGGGAAACCAAGGCGATCGAGGGCCAAGATCAGCCTGCCTCGGCGATGCCTATTGTCTCGTGA
- a CDS encoding uncharacterized protein (transcript_id=CADANIAT00006709), producing MAPSSSDVEAQVLLETKEYDSYAWVLLDDHPLRAYPADTDCHPEVTAFARKCLIVQSLVQLPHIMSYFLEQVYTQDLPGFIQTPETIGRSPGLGLELDQSAICKYDAPLQTDGVTGDAVEYILASGCTGVKVDLWQRDRELLVGSSLLNLNDDHTLQSVYLQSLQTNLDARNPAYINSTKKHGAKAEIVPVGLFDEDSTQTFILLLDVQTTLQRAWPLLFGQLEALNKSGYLSFRNAEQDLILRPVTVVVSGRGCRRLSLIDDVSRAIKGSS from the exons ATGGCACCGTCGTCATCAGACGTAGAAGCCCAGGTGCTTCTCGAGACGAAAGAGTACGACTCGTACGCCTGGGTCCTTCTCGACGACCATCCGCTTCGTGCGTATCCAGCTGACACCGATTGTCATCCCGAGGTCACTGCATTCGCACGAAAATG TCTGATTGTCCAATCATTGGTCCAGTTGCCGCATATCATGTCTTATTTTCTAGAGCAGGTCTATACGCAGGATCTGCCTGGGTTCATTCAGACGCCGGAAACGATTGGCCGGTCGCCCGGGCTCGGGCTCGAGCTTGATCAATCAGCTATCTGCAAGTATGACGCTCCGCTCCAGACAGATGGAGTGACGGGTGATGCCGTCGAGTATATCCTTGCTTCAGGGTGTACTGGCGTCAAGGTCGATTTGTGGCAACGGGATCGCGAATTACTTGTTGGGAGCTCCTTGCTCAACCTCAATGACGATCACACGCTGCAGAGCGTTtatcttcaatctcttcagACCAATTTGGATGCACGGAATCCGGCTTATATCAACTCAACCAAAAAACACGGTGCTAAGGCCGAGATCGTGCCGGTCGGCCTCTTTGATGAAGACTCGACGCAAACATTCATATTATTATTGGACGTCCAGACAACGCTGCAAAGAGCGTGGCCATTGCTCTTTGGGCAGTTAGAGGCCCTAAACAAGAGCGGGTACCTCTCATTTCGAAACGCGGAGCAGGACCTTATCCTGCGGCCGGTTACAGTAGTGGTCTCTGGGAGAGGATGTCGACGGCTGTCATTGATAGACGATGTGTCAAGAGCTATAAAAGGATCATCCTAA
- a CDS encoding putative lipase (transcript_id=CADANIAT00006708): MIGMLNRPGMPDVTLRIGLDHVLGRPSTRFRKVQVIAVFLFWSYYLLRGNKHGPPVVRGISARLSRRLTVWQTTVVVVLWLYFCRNFAKIVGLESPEPLANLYSRSFFRATWITTALDAGFWTAMRVRPKWLRDILSLIGTVYYLFAAEQADDKVRRVRATLTVEHLRVSWNKGTTPYLWALASLVRPRLTRYPPRAIRIPRPRQSIYTEPTNAWLYFDGPMSALREQTCIVLDIPGGGFVSMTPRHSEDRLLAWAGKTKLPILSLNYKKAPEYPYPYALNECYDVYHSIFTTRGRCLGLAGDVPPRIILTGDSAGANLAVGTALMVLQSSDRRPSLAQGQSSLPAPDGLVLSYPALNMKIESWMSEEHVALIQDKSTNRSVVQRKDMDYKRLTPFATPGASSDDLQKNSYLSEPDLETGALVEEAKGSKIDEDEEALDMQTAYLANNQPKKIQTRLAVSSMISYVNDRILSPEMMRAMVILYIGPHNRPDFNTDYLLSPVLAPEALLAQFPKTYIITGERDPLVDDTVVFAGRLRQAKLRRFQERQELGLEKSQRRFNEKDYVEVSLLPGISHGFMQMAGFFPDSWKHIYRCAAWIQTLVDMANIKKSSPSTSSRNLSNSHTSKSDFNQATRPSHKRTLTGESSADEDKPLEMSIGKMGPLTPMVCNSTEGDSDGHVPTPMVEAETETEVETEQSPRTSDITTSSSKADDQKSTGGRRPRGRHARSTGLGRRRTFAPSNINIAPEWASDPVSPMRPRESSLCSLPSEEDLLRRRMSGLAGGLMGIGEGARTP; encoded by the exons ATGATAGGTATGCTGAATCGCCCGGGCATGCCTGATGTAACACTAAGAATCGGCCTAGATCACGTCCTGGGGAGGCCATCAACCAGGTTTCGCAAGGTACAGGTGATTGCTGTGTTTCTGTTTTGGTCATATTATCTATTAAG AGGAAATAAACACGGTCCGCCTGTCGTCCGCGGCATTTCAGCTCGTCTTTCCCGAAGATTGACCGTCTGGCAAACCACAGTCGTAGTAGTTCTGTGGCTCTATTTCTGTCGGAACTTCGCCAAAATCGTAGGACTTGAGTCACCCGAACCTTTAGCGAACCTTTATTCTCGATCATTCTTCCGCGCAACATGGATTACAACGGCACTGGATGCTGGCTTCTGGACTGCAATGAGAGTCCGACCAAAGTGGCTCCGAGATATATTGTCCTTGATTGGCACTGTCTATTATCTTTTCGCGGCAGAGCAGGCTGATGATAAAGTTCGCCGAGTACGGGCAACCCTGACGGTGGAGCATTTGCGGGTTTCATGGAATAAAGGAACAACACCGTATCTATGGGCACTTGCAAGTCTGGTACGTCCACGACTCACGCGGTACCCGCCCCGTGCTATACGCATTCCTCGGCCACGGCAGTCGATTTATACTGAGCCGACAAACGCGTGGCTGTATTTCGACGGTCCTATGAGCGCGTTGCGTGAACAAACCTGCATTGTCCTTGACATTCCCGGGGGCGGGTTTGTTTCTATGACACCTCGGCACTCTGAAGATCGACTACTGGCGTGGGCCGGAAAGACCAAGCTCCCGATATTGAGTCTTAACTATAAAAAGGCGCCAGAGTACCCGTACCCGTACGCATTGAACGAATGCTATGATGTCTATCACTCAATTTTTACCACTCGTGGTCGTTGCTTAGGGTTGGCCGGGGATGTGCCGCCTCGCATAATCCTCACGGGTGACAGCGCCGGCGCCAATCTTGCCGTAGGCACAGCTCTGATGGTTCTTCAATCTAGTGATCGTAGACCATCTCTTGCGCAAGGCCAAAGCTCGCTTCCAGCGCCAGATGGTTTAGTCCTCTCGTACCCAGCGCTGAACATGAAGATTGAAAGTTGGATGAGTGAAGAACATGTGGCATTAATCCAAGACAAAAGCACGAATCGGAGTGTCGTGCAAAGAAAAGACATGGACTATAAGCGACTGACGCCATTCGCTACCCCAGGTGCTTCTTCTGACGACTTGCAAAAGAATTCGTATCTTTCAGAACCGGATCTAGAAACAGGGGCTCTAGTGGAGGAAGCCAAGGGCTCGAAAAtagacgaagatgaggaagctCTGGATATGCAGACTGCCTATCTTGCAAATAATCAGCCAAAGAAGATCCAAACCAGACTGGCGGTGTCGTCGATGATTTCATATGTCAACGACAGGATTCTGTCGCCGGAGATGATGAGGGCAATGGTGATCCTCTACATTGGGCCTCACAACCGCCCCGACTTTAATACAGATTATCTACTATCTCCAGTTCTTGCGCCCGAAGCCCTCCTCGCCCAATTCCCCAAGACATATATCATCACCGGAGAGCGGGATCCATTGGTGGACGACACAGTGGTGTTCGCGGGACGGCTAAGGCAGGCAAAGCTGCGTCGATTCCAGGAGCGGCAGGAACTAGGTCTCGAGAAATCGCAGCGCAGATTCAACGAGAAAGACTATGTGGAGGTTTCCTTACTCCCTGGAATCTCTCACGGCTTCATGCAAATGGCCGGCTTCTTTCCCGACAGCTGGAAGCATATCTACCGCTGTGCTGCCTGGATTCAGACGCTAGTGGACATGGCAAATATCAAGAAGTCAtctcccagcaccagcagtCGCAACCTTTCTAACAGTCATACCTCAAAATCCGACTTCAATCAGGCTACTCGCCCTAGCCACAAACGCACATTGACTGGTGAATCCTCCGCGGACGAAGATAAGCCACTTGAAATGAGCATAGGGAAAATGGGCCCTCTAACTCCCATGGTTTGCAACAGTACGGAGGGCGACAGCGATGGTCATGTACCCACCCCAATGGTTGAGGCCGAGACTGAGACCGAGGTGGAAACCGAGCAGTCACCCCGGACTAGCGACATAACTACCTCCAGCAGTAAGGCGGACGATCAAAAGAGTACCGGTGGGCGCAGGCCTCGAGGCAGGCATGCTCGGTCCACAGGCCTTGGCAGACGGCGGACATTTGCACCATCAAACATTAACATCGCCCCTGAATGGGCGTCTGACCCTGTGAGTCCCATGCGGCCGAGAGAGTCCAGTTTGTGCAGCTTGCcgagcgaggaggatctctTGCGCCGCCGGATGTCCGGGCTGGCTGGCGGGTTGATGGGAATTGGTGAGGGAGCAAGGACACCGTGA
- a CDS encoding carnitine O-acetyltransferase acuJ (transcript_id=CADANIAT00006711) has protein sequence MFTAAARSRFSSTLARPRLAPTNSLLARSSVASTMAPRRKASSVPEGYKEDLSKGNMLRFEDSLPRLPVPSLEETGRRYLKSVHAVVSEAEYENTKKAVEEFIRPGGAGQTLQERLLARAADPKHKNWLTEWWNNAAYLGYRDPVIPYVSYFYSYRDDRARRDPVKRAAAITTAALEFKSQVDNGSIEPEYLRKIPQAMSSYQYMFNCCRIPAEPADYPQKYPAEENQHIVVVRKNQFFKVPVVIDGRPLNVSELEQQFERIYKIAKKAPPVGVLTVANRDHWTAARKKLLEAHPNNANALRDIESSGFVVCLDDASPVTLEERAEQYWHGDGHNRWFDKPLQFIVNENGTAGFMGEHSMMDGSPTHRLNDHLNALIFNNKIDLSAKPVRSNLPDPRPIDFHLNEEVQEAIDVAAKEHRQQIAAHELRVQAYQGYGKGLIKKFKCSPDAYVQMIIQLAYFKMYGKNRPTYESASTRKFAEGRTETIRTVSDESVAFCKAITNSSVPREEAVRLFRTALAAHSKYTAEASDGKGVDRHLFGLKKLVREGEPLPAIFSDPAYSYSSSWYLSTSQLSSEYFNGYGWSQVIDDGFGIAYMINENSLNFNIVCKRIGAERMSYYLNEAAGDIRDMLMPDLAAEAEKAKL, from the exons ATGTTTACAGCGGCAGCTCGGAGCCGTTTCTCTTCTACTCTTGCTCGCCCCCGTCTCGCTCCGACAAATTCCCTTCTCGCTAGATCTTCAGTG GCTTCAACAATGGCTCCGCGGCGCAAGGCTTCGTCTGTCCCCGAGG GATACAAAGAAGATCTCTCCAAGGGAAACATGCTCCGATTTGAAGATTCGCTACCGCGTCTACCAGTCCCATCATTGGAGGAGACCGGTCGTCGGTACCTAAAGTCTGTGCACGCAGTCGTGTCTGAGGCCGAGTACGAGAACACCAagaaggccgtggaggagTTCATTCGCCCTGGCGGCGCAGGTCAGACTTTGCAGGAACGGCTGCTTGCTCGCGCTGCAGACCCCAAGCACAAGAACTGGCTCACTGAGTGGTGGAACAATGCCGCCTACCTGGGTTACCGGGACCCCGTGATCCCCTATGTCTCCTACTTCTACTCATACCGTGATGACCGCGCCCGCCGGGACCCGGTTAAGCGTGCTGCTGCTATCACTACTGCGGCGCTTGAGTTCAAGAGTCAAGTCGACAACGGCTCCATTGAGCCTGAGTACCTCCGCAAGATCCCTCAGGCCATGAGCTCGTACCAGTACATGTTCAACTGCTGCCGAATTCCTGCCGAGCCTGCCGACTACCCTCAGAAGTACCCTGCTGAGGAGAACCAGCATATTGTGGTGGTGCGCAAgaaccagttcttcaaggTACCTGTGGTCATTGATGGTCGCCCGCTCAACGTGTCAGAGCTGGAACAGCAATTCGAGCGCATCTACAAGATCGCGAAGAAGGCGCCCCCTGTTGGTGTTCTTACTGTTGCAAACCGCGACCACTGGACTGCCGCTCGCAAGAAGCTCCTGGAAGCTCACCCCAACAACGCCAATGCTCTGCGGGATATTGAGTCTAGTGGCTTCGTTGTCTGTCTAGACGATGCGAGCCCCGTGACCCTCGAGGAGCGTGCGGAGCAATACTGGCATGGTGATGGCCACAACCGCTGGTTTGACAAGCCCCTCCAGTTTATCGTCAACGAGAACGGTACTGCAGGCTTTATGGGAGAGCACAGCATGATGGATGGCAGCCCAACCCACCGTCTCAACGACCACCTCAATGCCCTTATCTTCAACAACAAGATTGATCTCTCAGCGAAGCCTGTGCGATCCAACCTGCCCGATCCCCGGCCCATCGACTTCCACCTAAATGAAGAAGTTCAGGAAGCGATTGACGTTGCGGCCAAGGAACACCGCCAGCAGATTGCCGCCCACGAACTGCGCGTCCAAGCTTACCAGGGCTACGGCAAGGGCCTGATCAAGAAGTTCAAGTGCAGTCCCGACGCGTACGTGCAGATGATCATCCAACTTGCCTACTTCAAGATGTATGGCAAGAACCGCCCAACCTACGAGTCTGCCTCCACCCGCAAGTTTGCCGAGGGTCGCACAGAGACCATCCGCACTGTCTCTGACGAGAGCGTTGCCTTCTGCAAGGCAATCACCAACTCCTCTGTTCCCCGTGAGGAAGCTGTCCGTCTTTTCAGGACTGCTCTCGCCGCTCACTCCAAGTACACTGCCGAAGCCAGCGACGGCAAGGGTGTTGACCGCCACCTCTTCGGTCTCAAGAAGCTTGTTCGTGAGGGCGAGCCCCTGCCTGCTATCTTCTCCGACCCAGCCTATTCctacagcagctcctggTACCTGTCTACCTCCCAGCTTAGCTCTGAGTACTTCAACGGCTATGGATGGAGTCAGGTTATCGATGATGGGTTTGGAATTGCGTACATGATCAACGAAAACAG CCTTAACTTCAACATCGTCTGCAAGCGCATCGGCGCCGAGCGCATGAGCTACTATCTCAACGAGGCGGCAGGCGATATCCGTGACATGCTGATGCCGGATCTtgccgccgaggccgagaaagCCAAGCTGTAG
- a CDS encoding putative MFS multidrug transporter (transcript_id=CADANIAT00006713), translating to MASPLSEKEIETSQRLREPEASSTSQDDAIIETEKNKDTADLDSKSQLPRDPTAGTTLHQLENKPGEKIELTEDDCYDQLGYAWPSWKKWMVISVIFLVQTSMNFNTSLYSNALVGISEEFGVSMQAARCGAMIFLVLYAFGCELWAPWSEELGRKPILQASLFLVNVWQLPVALAPNFASIMVGRALGGLSSAGGSVTLGMIADLWEADEQQYAVACVVFSSVAGSVIGPVVGGFVEAYLPWRWNIWIQLIFGGFVQIAHLLFVPETRTTILMDRIAKKMRKSGENPNIYGPNELVPYSERFSMQEILVTWIRPFKMFLTEPIVLTLSLLSGFSDALIFMFIQSFGLVYDQWGFGTVALGLSFIPILVGYLIAWFSFIPAIKRNIRERREKPDDEQAQYESRLWWLLWTAPCLPIGLIGFAWTSLGPPIHWIGTMVFSAIVGIANYSIYMATIDYMICAYGPYSASATGGNGWARDFLAGVLTIPATPFFQNIGGKYHLEYASTILFCISFLLVIAVYAIYWYGPTLRKRSPFAQQLSDAKAELQSHGAIHTGRLSRVPTGSRANSFARSQQNLRIRQTLGSRQNSFAASRPTSRSASARQSFSEV from the exons ATGGCCTCGCCACTCtccgagaaggagattgaaaCTTCGCAAAGACTGCGAGAGCCTGAAGCATCCTCTACGTCTCAAGATGATGCAATTATCGAGACTGAGAAAAATAAAGATACAGCAGACCTCGACAGCAAATCTCAGCTTCCCCGTGACCCTACGGCAGGTACTACTCTACATCAATTAGAGAACAAGCCTGGCGAGAAGATCGAGTTGACCGAAGACGACTGCTATGACCAACTCGGTTATGCGTGGCCAAGCTGGAAGAAATGGATGGTCATCTCAGTGATCTTTCTCGTTCAGACTTCCATGAACTTCAACACCAGTCTTTATTCCAATGCTCTTGTTGGCATTTCAGAAGAGTTTGGCGTAAGCATGCAAGCTGCGCGTTGTGGTGCAATGATATTCCTTGTCCTGTATGCCTTTGGTTGCGAGCTGTGGGCACCCTGGAGTGAGGAGCTTGGTCGCAAGCCGATCCTGCAGGCGAGTCTCTTTCTTGTCAACGTCTGGCAGCTTCCTGTGGCACTTGCGCCCAACTTCGCCTCAATCATGGTTGGTCGTGCTCTGGGTGGTCTGAGCTCAGCTGGTGGTTCAGTGACCCTGGGAATGATTGCCGATCTCTGGGAAGCGGATGAGCAGCAGTATGCTGTTGCTTGTGTTGTTTTTTCGTCTGTTGCTGGCTCAGTTATCGGGCCTGTGGTAGGAGGATTTGTCGAAGCGTACTTGCCATGGCGCTGGAACATTTGGATTCAACTTATCTTTGGTGGCTTCGTTCAGATTGCACACTTGTTATTCGTCCCCGAGACTCGGACTACCATCTTGATGGATCGAATTGccaagaagatgaggaagagtgGTGAGAACCCGAACATCTACGGACCCAATGAGCTCGTCCCCTACAGCGAGCGCTTCTCGATGCAGGAGATTCTTGTTACTTGGATCCGTCCCTTCAAGATGTTCTTGACCGAGCCGATTGTCTTGACACTTTCACTTCTGAGTGGCTTCAGTGACGCACTGATTTTCATGTTCATCCAGTCCTTCGGCCTGGTTTACGACCAGTGGGGCTTTGGAACTGTTGCACTCGGGTTGTCCTTCATTCCAATTCTCGTGGGCTACCTCATTGCGTGGTTTTCcttcatcccagccattAAGAGAAACATTAGGGAGAGACGCGAGAAGCCTGATGATGAGCAGGCTCAGTATGAATCCCGTCTCTGGTGGCTGCTCTGGACCGCTCCCTGCCTACCCATTGGGTTGATTGGTTTCGCTTGGACTAGTCTAGGACCCCCCATTCATTGGATCGGCACCATGGTATTCTCTGCCATCGTCGGTATCGCCAATTACAGCATTTACATGGCAACAATCGACTACATGATCTGTGCCTATGGGCCATACTCGGCTTCCGCCACTGGCGGAAACGGCTGGGCGAGAGATTTCCTTGCTGGTGTCTTGACGATCCCTGCGACACCTTTCTTCCAGA ACATCGGCGGCAAGTACCATCTCGAATATGCTTCTACCATTCTCT TCTGCATCTCGTTCCTCTTGGTCATTGCCGTGTACGCTATCTACTGGTACGGCCCGACACTCCGCAAGAGGTCGCCTTTCGCCCAACAGTTATCGGACGCAAAGGCCGAACTACAAAGCCATGGTGCAATCCACACTGGCAGACTTTCACGCGTCCCGACAGGCTCGAGGGCAAACTCCTTTGCACGATCGCAACAGAACTTGCGTATCCGCCAAACACTGGGCAGCAGACAGAACAGCTTCGCGGCGTCACGTCCCACTTCGCGCAGTGCCTCTGCGCGACAGAGCTTCTCGGAGGTGTAA
- a CDS encoding uncharacterized protein (transcript_id=CADANIAT00006712): protein MSPDINSLPPSRSASASPRQRRTLSSLLDAVPSTGASSTSTSHNNNHFNSSTMASELPHRHHPISVSERRRSGNVNVNSSGNRLSESIGDNPSASPSDGPRSNILNFAASPVSGFGDPHHHRAPSLGELHQELEQEQEAQVVRQTASFSASLMVDNAQNRLLQIIRNQELRIQQLEQQQHPQQSAILGDATNSTEHSVSFPHTNSLSNFAGSRTSTQLPSSLSSRRPSQAHSPSLRPTDLSRDASEWVAVPGDGLGRRGSLSREESSFFQAEAASLARENQMLRQRIRELERQLSGQSANIMTSSRMSGNASVRESQAASAESDDIPVEDKMMTRYTPHRSLFHSPSFLRKPEIKRPLYA, encoded by the exons ATGTCTCCGGACATCAATTCTCtacctccttctcgctcggCATCTGCTTCCCCACGCCAACGACGGACTCTCTCCAGTCTATTGGACGCCGTTCCTTCAACCGGCGCCAGTTCGACGTCGACGAGCCATAACAACAACCACTTCAACAGTAGCACTATGGCCTCCGAGCTACCGCACCGCCATCACCCGATCTCGGTGTCGGAGCGTCGCCGATCTGGAAACGTGAACGTCAACAGTAGTGGCAATAGGCTCAGTGAGTCGATCGGCGATAACCCGTCGGCCTCACCGTCTGATGGGCCCCGGTCGAATATACTCAATTTTGCCGCGAGCCCCGTTAGTGGCTTTGGTGATCCTCATCACCACCGCGCTCCTTCGCTTGGGGAGCTGCATCAGGAACTAGAGCAGGAGCAAGAAGCCCAGGTGGTAAGGCAGACAGCTTCTTTTTCAGCGTCTTTGATGGTTGACAATGCCCAGAACCGGCTTCTTCAAATTATCAGGAACCAAGAGCTCCGGATTCAGCAActtgagcaacagcaacatccgCAACAGTCTGCAATTCTTGGCGACGCTACGAATTCTACCGAGCACTCTGTCTCGTTTCCCCACACAAATTCGCTCTCCAACTTTGCGGGCAGCCGAACTTCGACTCAGttgccttcttctttgtccaGCCGCCGCCCGAGCCAAGCACACTCCCCGAGTCTACGGCCGACCGATTTATCCCGGGACGCATCAGAGTGGGTCGCCGTCCCCGGTGACGGATTAGGACGGCGGGGTAGCCTAAGCCGAGAGGAAAGCAGCTTTTTCCAAGCCGAAGCCGCGTCGCTTGCAAGGGAAAACCAGATGCTACGCCAGCGAATTCGGGAACTAG AACGCCAATTAAGCGGACAAAGTGCGAACATCATGACCTCTTCTCGGATGTCCGGCAATGCTAGCGTCAGAGAATCCCAAGCAGCAAGCGCAGAATCTGACG ATATCCCAGTCGAAGATAAAATGATGACTCGATATACACCGCATCGCTCTCTTTTCCATTCTCCAAGTTTTTTACGAA AACCTGAAATCAAGCGCCCGCTCTATGCGTGA